The Salvelinus namaycush isolate Seneca chromosome 16, SaNama_1.0, whole genome shotgun sequence genome has a segment encoding these proteins:
- the abtb1 gene encoding ankyrin repeat and BTB/POZ domain-containing protein 1 isoform X1, whose product MDAYDLFTSCRKGDISRVRYLVEQRDVDLNVRDKWDSTPLYYSCLCGHEELVQYLLANGAKCEANTFDGERCMYGSLSDSIRRLLKEYKCITAQAMQRDYYDHFLLTLLEQGQYSDVKFLVHGETFQAHRCVLSARSEYFTAMFETKWKGKNLIPLKHPLINPAAFGAILQYFYTGRMDIDVSHVEDCKRLAKQCKMGDLIDELESKCKQVYEFVSNKPGTCVKVLTLEPHSCQHQEEMAQLADCALPAELKVGFGELPFDRTDNFPSYPDICFRVEGYDFLCHKAFFCGRSDYFKALLQDHFSEGEMMQSQPSTPVLTIHNISHEIFIRLLYYVYSDDTELSPDNVFDVLCVADMYLLPGLKRLCGKTLAKMLCEDNVLHMWKTAKLFRLSRLEDQCTEYMAKIIERLVEQPEFADMIKEDAGAVEDRHETDSIPLVDDIRFHITSNVQTFSAIEEANVKLDALDQLLSTIGLEC is encoded by the exons ATGGACGCGTACGATTTGTTTACAAGTTGCAGAAAGGGCGACATTTCCAGAGTTAG GTATCTTGTTGAACAGAGAGACGTGGACCTCAATGTAAGAGACAAATGGGACAGCACCCCGTT GTACTATTCTTGCCTCTGTGGCCATGAGGAGCTGGTCCAGTACCTGTTGGCTAATG GAGCAAAGTGTGAAGCCAACACATTTGATGGAGAGCGATGCATGTATGGCTCTCTGAGTGACTCCATCCGACGTCTCCTAAAAGAGTACAAGTGCATCACAGCCCAAGCCATGCAGAGGGACTATTATGACCACTTTCTTCTCAC GTTACTGGAGCAGGGCCAGTATAGTGACGTCAAGTTCCTGGTTCACGGTGAGACATTTCAGGCTCACCGCTGTGTGCTGAGCGCTCGCTCAGAGTACTTCACAGCCATGTTTGAAACCAAATGGAAAGGAAAGAACTTGATCCCCCTCAAACACCCTTTG ATCAACCCAGCAGCCTTTGGTGCCATCCTGCAGTATTTTTACACTG GTCGTATGGACATTGACGTGAGCCACGTGGAGGACTGCAAGCGGCTGGCCAAACAGTGCAAAATGGGCGACCTTATTGATGAGTTGGAGAGCAAGTGTAAACAGGTGTATGAGTTTG TCTCCAATAAGCCAGGGACCTGTGTAAAGGTTCTGACCCTGGAGCCTCACAGCTGTCAGCATCAGGAGGAGATGGCTCAACTGGCAGACTGTGCCCTCCCTGCTGAGCTAAAA GTGGGATTTGGCGAGCTTCCATTTGACAGAACTGATAACTTCCCTAGCTACCCTGACATTTGCTTCAGGGTTGAAGGTTATGACTTCCTGTGTCATAAG GCGTTTTTCTGTGGACGCAGTGACTATTTTAAGGCGTTGCTGCAGGACCACTTCAGTGAGGGAGAGATGATGCAGTCCCAGCCCAGCACCCCAGTCCTTACCATCCACAACATCTCCCACGAGATCTTTATCCGTCTCCTCTATTACGTATACAGCGACGACACTGAG CTGTCCCCAGATAATGTGTTTGATGTGCTGTGTGTGGCTGATATGTACCTGCTCCCCGGGCTGAAGCGTCTGTGTGGTAAGACGCTGGCCAAGATGCTGTGTGAGGATAACGTGTTGCACATGTGGAAGACAGCCAAGCTCTTCAGACTGTCTCGTCTGGAGGACCAGTGCACGGAGTACATGGCTAAGATCATAGAGAGG CTGGTAGAGCAGCCTGAGTTTGCTGACATGATCAAGGAGGATGCTGGGGCAGTGGAGGACCGACACGAGACCGACTCCATCCCTCTGGTGGACGACATCCGCTTCCACATCACCAGTAACGTTCAGACCTTCAGTGCCATCGAGGAGGCCAACGTGAAGCTGGACGCCCTGGATCAGCTGCTCTCCACCATCGGTCTGGAATGCTAA
- the abtb1 gene encoding ankyrin repeat and BTB/POZ domain-containing protein 1 isoform X2: protein MYGSLSDSIRRLLKEYKCITAQAMQRDYYDHFLLTLLEQGQYSDVKFLVHGETFQAHRCVLSARSEYFTAMFETKWKGKNLIPLKHPLINPAAFGAILQYFYTGRMDIDVSHVEDCKRLAKQCKMGDLIDELESKCKQVYEFVSNKPGTCVKVLTLEPHSCQHQEEMAQLADCALPAELKVGFGELPFDRTDNFPSYPDICFRVEGYDFLCHKAFFCGRSDYFKALLQDHFSEGEMMQSQPSTPVLTIHNISHEIFIRLLYYVYSDDTELSPDNVFDVLCVADMYLLPGLKRLCGKTLAKMLCEDNVLHMWKTAKLFRLSRLEDQCTEYMAKIIERLVEQPEFADMIKEDAGAVEDRHETDSIPLVDDIRFHITSNVQTFSAIEEANVKLDALDQLLSTIGLEC, encoded by the exons ATGTATGGCTCTCTGAGTGACTCCATCCGACGTCTCCTAAAAGAGTACAAGTGCATCACAGCCCAAGCCATGCAGAGGGACTATTATGACCACTTTCTTCTCAC GTTACTGGAGCAGGGCCAGTATAGTGACGTCAAGTTCCTGGTTCACGGTGAGACATTTCAGGCTCACCGCTGTGTGCTGAGCGCTCGCTCAGAGTACTTCACAGCCATGTTTGAAACCAAATGGAAAGGAAAGAACTTGATCCCCCTCAAACACCCTTTG ATCAACCCAGCAGCCTTTGGTGCCATCCTGCAGTATTTTTACACTG GTCGTATGGACATTGACGTGAGCCACGTGGAGGACTGCAAGCGGCTGGCCAAACAGTGCAAAATGGGCGACCTTATTGATGAGTTGGAGAGCAAGTGTAAACAGGTGTATGAGTTTG TCTCCAATAAGCCAGGGACCTGTGTAAAGGTTCTGACCCTGGAGCCTCACAGCTGTCAGCATCAGGAGGAGATGGCTCAACTGGCAGACTGTGCCCTCCCTGCTGAGCTAAAA GTGGGATTTGGCGAGCTTCCATTTGACAGAACTGATAACTTCCCTAGCTACCCTGACATTTGCTTCAGGGTTGAAGGTTATGACTTCCTGTGTCATAAG GCGTTTTTCTGTGGACGCAGTGACTATTTTAAGGCGTTGCTGCAGGACCACTTCAGTGAGGGAGAGATGATGCAGTCCCAGCCCAGCACCCCAGTCCTTACCATCCACAACATCTCCCACGAGATCTTTATCCGTCTCCTCTATTACGTATACAGCGACGACACTGAG CTGTCCCCAGATAATGTGTTTGATGTGCTGTGTGTGGCTGATATGTACCTGCTCCCCGGGCTGAAGCGTCTGTGTGGTAAGACGCTGGCCAAGATGCTGTGTGAGGATAACGTGTTGCACATGTGGAAGACAGCCAAGCTCTTCAGACTGTCTCGTCTGGAGGACCAGTGCACGGAGTACATGGCTAAGATCATAGAGAGG CTGGTAGAGCAGCCTGAGTTTGCTGACATGATCAAGGAGGATGCTGGGGCAGTGGAGGACCGACACGAGACCGACTCCATCCCTCTGGTGGACGACATCCGCTTCCACATCACCAGTAACGTTCAGACCTTCAGTGCCATCGAGGAGGCCAACGTGAAGCTGGACGCCCTGGATCAGCTGCTCTCCACCATCGGTCTGGAATGCTAA
- the LOC120061651 gene encoding keratin, type II cytoskeletal 8-like → MGGSITAVTINKSLLAPINLDIDPKIQAVRTHEINQIKGLNNRFATFIDKVRHLEQQNKMLETKWKLMQDQTTGPSDMEPMFQTYIKNLQRQLDQINNDKDRLDMENRNMHHNVEDFKSKYEDEISKRNTTENDFVLLKKDVDAGYLSKVDLEDRLAGLEDEVNFLKVLYDQELGELQSDVKDTSVVVQMDNSRGLDMNQIIADVKAQYEDIAARSREQAESWYKTKVESLAGQAGQAAEELRNTKAEIAELNRLISRLQNEILAVKGQKANLESQITEAEEHGEIVVKDARTLIKDLEVAMQRAKQDMACQIREYQDLMNVKLALDIEISTYRKLLEGEETKCSDHNIVGRKGDKEQNT, encoded by the exons ATGGGAGGCTCCATCACGGCCGTGACCATCAACAAGAGCCTGCTGGCACCCATCAACCTGGATATCGACCCCAAAATCCAGGCTGTCCGCACTCACGAGATAAACCAGATCAAGGGTCTCAACAACCGCTTTGCCACTTTTATTGATAAG gTGCGACACCTGGAGCAGCAGAACAAGATGCTGGAGACCAAGTGGAAGCTGATGCAGGACCAGacaactggcccctctgacaTGGAACCCATGTTCCAGACCTACATCAAAAACCTGCAGAGACAGCTGGACCAGATCAACAATGACAAGGACCGGTTGGATATGGAGAACAGGAACATGCACCATAATGTGGAGGACTTCAAATCAAA GTATGAAGATGAGATCAGCAAGAGGAACACAACAGAGAATGactttgtcctgctgaaaaag GATGTGGACGCTGGTTACCTGTCCAAGGTGGATCTGGAGGACAGGTTGGCTGGGCTGGAAGATGAGGTCAACTTTTTGAAGGTCTTGTACGATCAG GAGCTGGGTGAGCTGCAGTCTGACGTGAAGGACACCTCTGTGGTGGTTCAGATGGACAACTCCCGGGGCCTGGACATGAACCAGATCATAGCTGACGTCAAGGCCCAGTACGAAGACATCGCTGCTCGCAGTCGGGAGCAGGCTGAGAGCTGGTACAAGACCAAG GTTGAAAGTTTGGCCGGCCAGGCTGGCCAGGCTGCAGAGGAGCTGCGCAACACCAAGGCTGAGATCGCCGAGCTGAACCGACTCATCAGCCGCCTGCAGAACGAGATCCTGGCTGTCAAGGGACAG AAGGCCAACCTGGAGAGCCAGATAACCGAGGCGGAGGAACATGGGGAGATTGTCGTAAAGGATGCCAGGACTCTAATCAAGGACCTGGAGGTAGCTATGCAGAGAGCCAAGCAGGACATGGCCTGCCAGAtcagggagtaccaggacctgaTGAACGTCAAGCTGGCCTTGGACATCGAGATTTCCACCTACAGGAAACTGCTGGAGGGGGAGGAGACCAA atgtagtgatcacaatatagta